TAGGTAAAACAATTGGTCTTCTCTTTGTTTTCTCATATAAATATTTTTCTATAGATCTTTTAATATTTGATTTCAATACATACCACTCAATTATTTTATTATCTAAACAATTTTCTAATTCTTGTTTTACTATTTCCTTTACTTCCTTTATTAAAGACTCTGATTCTTTTACATATATAAATCCTCTGGTTATTACATCTGGTCCTGCTATTACACTGTAAGATTCTTTTTCTAAAGTTACTACTATAGTTAACATACCATCCTGGGCTAAATGCCTTCTATCTCTCATTACTATGTTACCTACATCACCTACACCTATACCATCTACAAATATAGATCCTGTACGAACTTTTCCTGATATTTTTGCTTCTTCATATGATATTTCTAAAACCTCTCCTGTTTCCAAAGAAAATATATTTTCTCTTTCCATACCTAGTTCCATAGCCAAATCTACATGCTGTTTTAGGTGTCTATATTCTCCATGTACTGGCATAAAATATTTAGGATGTACTAAGGTATGAATTAATTTTAATTCTTCTTCATAAGCATGACCAGATACATGTACTTCTTCTAATGCTTCATATATTACATCTGCGCCTTTTTTAAACAGTTCATTTATTACTCTAGATATAAGCTTTTCATTTCCCGGAATTGGTGATGCAGATATAATAAACAAATCCTTTGGTTCTATGGCAATTTTTCTATGATTAGAATAAGCTATTCTTGCAAGCCCAGCCATAGGTTCTCCTTGGCTTCCAGTGGTTATTAGAGTTATTTGTTCGTTAGGATAATTTCTCATATCATCTACAGTTATTAAATAATTCTCTGGTATATGAAGATATCCTAAATCCATAGCTACTTTAGATATATTTTCCATACTCCTACCACTAAAAGCTACTTTTCTTCCATATTCTATAGATGCATCTATTATTTGCTGCATTCTATGTATATTTGAAGCAAAAGTTGCTACAATAACTCTCCCTTTAGCATTAGAAAAAATCTTAGTTAAGGTTTCTCCTATGGATTTTTCAGAAATTGTGTGTCCTTTACGTTGCACATTTGTACTATCCGCCATAAGAAGCAATACACCCTTTTTCCCTAGTTCAGCAATACGATGAAAATCCATTACTAATCCATCAATAGGTGTGTAATCTATTTTAAAATCACCAGTATGTAATATAACTCCAACCGGTGTATGAATAGCTATGGAACAAGAATCTGCTATACTATGAGTATTTCTTATAAATTCTACCTTTAAATTTTTAAGTTCTATTATATCTCCAGCTTGAACTTTATTAAGTTCACAATTTGAAAGCATATTATGTTCTTTCAGTTTATTTTCTACTATACCTAGTGTTAAGGCAGTACCGTAAACTGGCCTATTTAATTGTTGTAAAATATAAGGTAAAGATCCTATGTGATCTTCATGTCCATGAGTCAAAAAAATACCTTTTACTTTATCTTTATTATTTAAAAGATAAGTTATATCTGGAATGACTAAATCTACACCATACATCTCTTCATCGGGAAAAGATATACCACAGTCTATAATCACTATTTCATTTTCATATTCAAAAGCAGTTATGTTTTTGCCAATTTCTCCAAGGCCACCTAAGGGAATAATTTTTATACATTCTTTATCACTCATTTCATATCCTCCTCTTTTAGTATATATTTTAATATATCTTACTTATTATATTGTCTTTCTATTTAATAAAACTAACTAAATAACTAATGTCTATTATAGAATTTTTCATTTATATTATTTTGTCTACTCTAAGCTAAATTAATTCCTTTTATTTATCATTAATATTCTTTACCTAATCATACCATTCTTAGTCCTTAATCTACAATATTATAATAAGCTTTAATAATATTTTTACATATTATTAAAAGGATTTTTTAAAATTAAACTTTATATTATAAAATCTAATCCTAAACCATAATAATATAATTGAGGGTATCTCAAAAAAGAATCAATTTTAATAATGTAAAAATATTTTTTTACATTATTAAATTAAAATCTATTTTTTAGATACCCTCTTATTTATAATTTACTTTAAGTTATTTATTTTCTCCAAAAGCTTTTTCATAGTCTTTCATAAATTTTTCAATGCCTATATCAGTTAATGCATGCTTTGACATTTGAATTATAATTTTATATGGTATTGTAGCTATGTGAGCTCCTGCCATTGCAGCTTCTAATACATGTATGGGGGTTCTTATACTGGCTGCAATTATTTCCGTTTTTATTTCATGAATTTTAAACATATCAGCTATTTGTTTTACAACTTCAATGCCTGGATTTCCTATATCATCCAATCTTCCTAAAAAAGGGCTTACATAAGTGGCCCCTGCTCTAGCTGCTAATAAAGCCTGCATTGATGAAAATATCAATGTTACATTTGTTTTTATTCCTTCTTTAGATAAAACACTAACTGCTTTTAGCCCTTCTTCACACATAGGTATTTTTATAACTATGTTTTTATGAAGTTTAGATAATTCTCTTCCCTCTTCTATCATTTTATTATGTTCTAAACTTATAACCTCTGCACTTATAGGACCATCTACTATACTACAAATTTCCTCTACTACTTCTTTTAAATCTCTTCCTTCTTTTGCTATTAATGAAGGATTTGTTGTTACTCCTGACAAAACTCCTAACTCACTTGCTTTTCTTATTTCTTCTACATTAGCCGTATCTATGAATATTTTCATTTTGCCATCTCCTTTAAATATTTCATAATAGATTATACTACAATATTTATATTTATTTTATTATTATATTTCTTATTATACATTTTCTCTTATAAAGTTCAAAATTCATTTTATTCCTTCTACTTAAATTTTTTACCAATTCCCTTTATTGTCTAAATATTTATAACGTTTTCTTAGATTAATAAATTATTTTAATAAACTTTATATAAATACATTTTTTTATTTATGTATAGAAATATTTCTTTAATAGTTTTATAACAAAAATATTTTAATTACTATTATCTATTATCTATTATTAATATTTTTGTATAGAAAGTACATCTTCAATTCTTTCTAAAGAATACTCATATGCATCATAAACTCCTTTATTATAAATCTCTGGTGCTAATTTTTCTAAAAAAAAGTCTAATATCATATCAGCTGCTAAATCTCCTA
Above is a window of Clostridium sporogenes DNA encoding:
- a CDS encoding ribonuclease J, with protein sequence MSDKECIKIIPLGGLGEIGKNITAFEYENEIVIIDCGISFPDEEMYGVDLVIPDITYLLNNKDKVKGIFLTHGHEDHIGSLPYILQQLNRPVYGTALTLGIVENKLKEHNMLSNCELNKVQAGDIIELKNLKVEFIRNTHSIADSCSIAIHTPVGVILHTGDFKIDYTPIDGLVMDFHRIAELGKKGVLLLMADSTNVQRKGHTISEKSIGETLTKIFSNAKGRVIVATFASNIHRMQQIIDASIEYGRKVAFSGRSMENISKVAMDLGYLHIPENYLITVDDMRNYPNEQITLITTGSQGEPMAGLARIAYSNHRKIAIEPKDLFIISASPIPGNEKLISRVINELFKKGADVIYEALEEVHVSGHAYEEELKLIHTLVHPKYFMPVHGEYRHLKQHVDLAMELGMERENIFSLETGEVLEISYEEAKISGKVRTGSIFVDGIGVGDVGNIVMRDRRHLAQDGMLTIVVTLEKESYSVIAGPDVITRGFIYVKESESLIKEVKEIVKQELENCLDNKIIEWYVLKSNIKRSIEKYLYEKTKRRPIVLPIIMEI
- the fsa gene encoding fructose-6-phosphate aldolase; protein product: MKIFIDTANVEEIRKASELGVLSGVTTNPSLIAKEGRDLKEVVEEICSIVDGPISAEVISLEHNKMIEEGRELSKLHKNIVIKIPMCEEGLKAVSVLSKEGIKTNVTLIFSSMQALLAARAGATYVSPFLGRLDDIGNPGIEVVKQIADMFKIHEIKTEIIAASIRTPIHVLEAAMAGAHIATIPYKIIIQMSKHALTDIGIEKFMKDYEKAFGENK
- a CDS encoding DUF2164 domain-containing protein, translated to MKNKNAIEIDKNKKKVMIESIKEYFYNERDEEIGDLAADMILDFFLEKLAPEIYNKGVYDAYEYSLERIEDVLSIQKY